One stretch of Pelmatolapia mariae isolate MD_Pm_ZW linkage group LG3_W, Pm_UMD_F_2, whole genome shotgun sequence DNA includes these proteins:
- the LOC134624269 gene encoding uncharacterized protein LOC134624269 — MLQDQGMNNTWVTVYTQLNKRLQNVRSPQKATPDGRHSKSSAKRRRLDQPSDVEEMDSSDSTIILDLSTDGRSSPESASKTSELEGKRKAQNLLEEEPSTLPSPNTNKPADINSPDTHCPATLAKHYKTLQTLFKRKNPNHQDVSQLLDLEFSARRAFIDSNTIREEDRHKKVLEAYPCFKDIGHVMEELHRILDKENANFINELKGRWHDFCQKVLFFGVWKKTLKPPMGMDKAEQALEILRVLPSLFPSTSAPPKRARDASEALVHVLEDQEDPNTYLMKRPLSCPVLIVSLSNCILAVGDVPITTFPKDLVTEGALYLMAYYYTLHLTYPKCVATLLSVIQTEVLLDKIHERDLTSSYKKSMAEWTTFIGQ; from the exons ATGCTACAGGACCAAGGCATGAACAATACATGG GTTACCGTGTACACACAGCTAAACAAAAGACTGCAAAATGTGAGATCCCCCCAAAAAGCCACTCCAGATGGGAGACATTCAAAGAG CTCTGCCAAGAGGCGACGTCTTGATCAGCCAAGTGACGTAGAAGAAATGGATTCAAGTGACTCAACAATCATTCTGGATCTGTCCACAGATGGGAGGAGCAGCCCAGAGTCAGCCAGTAAAACGAGTGAGTTAGAAG GAAAAAGGAAAGCACAAAACCTACTTGAAGAAGAACCCTCTACCCTGCCAAGTCCTAATA CAAACAAGCCTGCAGATATCAACAGTCCAGACACCCACTGTCCAGCAACCTTGGCCAAACACTACAAGACCCTACAAactttgtttaaaagaaaaaacccaaaccacCAGGATGTCTCTCAGCTCCTGGATTTGGAATTTTCAGCCAGAAGAGCATTCATTGATTCAAATACTATTCGCGAGGAGGACAGACACAAAAAGGTTCTAGAAGCATACCCTTGTTTCAAGGACATTGGACAT GTGATGGAGGAGCTTCATCGCATTTTGGATAAAGAAAATGCCAACTTCATCAATGAACTGAAGGGAAGATGGCATGATTTCTGCCAGAAGGTGCTGTTTTTTGGTGTATGGAAAAAGACGCTGAAGCCCCCAATGGGAATGGATAAAG CTGAACAGGCTCTTGAGATCCTGCGTGTACTGCCATCACTGTTCCCATCCACCTCTGCTCCTCCAAAGAGGGCACGAGATGCGAGTGAGGCTCTGGTGCATGTCCTTGAG GACCAAGAAGACCCTAATACCTATCTGATGAAACGTCCTCTCTCCTGCCCAGTCCTGATTGTGAGTCTGTCCAACTGCATCCTAGCGGTAGGAGATGTGCCAATAACCACGTTTCCAAAAGACTTGGTTACCGAGGGTGCTTTATACCTTATGGCCTACTATTACACCCTTCACCTTACATACCCAAAGTGTGTAGCCACTCTGCTTTCCGTCATACAGACGGAGGTTCTCTTGGACAAAATCCATGAGAGAGATCTCACATCATCTTACAAGAAGAGCATGGCTGAGTGGACTACTTTTATTGGCCAGTAA